In Polyodon spathula isolate WHYD16114869_AA unplaced genomic scaffold, ASM1765450v1 scaffolds_2271, whole genome shotgun sequence, a genomic segment contains:
- the LOC121310572 gene encoding uncharacterized protein LOC121310572 — MVVLPMEPLDLVELLDYSNKWIVVVKAPVYCNYTLLQGSGRTLFITPYEACDVRIVNEHYILTLRYTTSGQQAYVQMQCPTGAVVPTKPPPSTTTPRKPTIPTACRASVMTIELPEGPIEQVAVMDKSNTLVTVQDDSRKCGYSLVHGRGKNIFTAPYTACDVKMLNGNYVLTLVYVTLNESNNLVAVIGAPKTCGYSLKGNGKNILTAPYKACHVKILVS; from the exons ATGGTGGTGCTGCCCATGGAACCTCTGGACCTAGTGGAGCTTCTAG ATTATTCCAACAAATGGATAGTTGTCGTCAAGGCTCCAGTGTACTGCAACTACACCTTGCTGCAGGGAAGTGGAAGGACCCTTTTCATAACCCCCTACGAAGCCTGTGATGTCCGGATAGTG AATGAGCACTACATCCTGACCCTCCGCTACACAACTTCTGGACAACAAGCTTATGTTCAGATGCAATGCCCAACCGGTGCTGTAGTGCCCACAaaaccccctccctctacaaCCACTCCTAGAAAACCAACAATACCCACTGCCTGCAGAGCCTCAGTCATGACAATAGAGCTGCCTGAAGGACCAATTGAACAAGTAGCTGTGATGG ATAAATCCAACACTCTGGTAACTGTCCAAGATGATAGCAGAAAGTGTGGCTACAGCTTGGTGCATGGGAGAGGAAAGAACATCTTCACAGCCCCTTACACAGCCTGTGATGTCAAGATGCTG AATGGGAATTATGTCCTGACCCTAGTATATGTAACCCTTA ATGAATCCAACAACTTGGTAGCTGTTATCGGTGCTCCCAAGACTTGTGGCTACAGTTTGAAGGGAAATGGCAAAAACATCCTGACTGCTCCTTACAAGGCCTGTCATGTCAAGATCCTGGTAAGCTGa